The following proteins are co-located in the Apium graveolens cultivar Ventura chromosome 5, ASM990537v1, whole genome shotgun sequence genome:
- the LOC141723456 gene encoding uncharacterized protein LOC141723456 isoform X1 has protein sequence MDVEKASLCNCVVNFLLEENYLLSAFELLQELLDDGRDAHAMRLKEFFENPSQFPPDQISRFNSLRVADPQSLLEEKEALVEKLAITEYELRLAQEDATKLKGELQKKTDTTPIELNGPHSDASASNEPGLELRKSDTSFSELGPLKENERRDLNCAVKEYLLLAGYRLTAMTFYEEVTDQNLDVRPKSSACVPDALRHYYYQYLSSTTEAAEEKIAILREHESLQKENDRLKTEKQASMKNKDLADGQLMALTKSLENLQNSIKEKEILVKNLKKSLDHQRKELNDCRTETTSLKMHIERTRSGQIVVSSNVDQVESLPLESYKEQIEALQKELEQLKAAKFVSPISVKPVCPIDEMTEVNDDVVRLRERDAPKSSVQFLTGALQSEDDQSVSHDTSRGNSITAEKVLEEPAINSSYESSYIKEAKNPPKHNAGSPRNENGLLLRTDSLGEANIEKMGLLTIQILSDALPKIVPYVLINHREELLPLIMCAIERHPDSSTRDSLTHTLFNLIKRPDEKQRRIIMDACVTLSKDVGEMRTETELLPQCWEQINHKYEERRLLVAQSCGELARFVRPEIRDSLILSIVQQLVEDSATVVREAAARNLTLLLPLFPTTDKYYKVEEMMFQLVCDPSGVVVETTIKELVPALLNWANRLDNMLRVLMSNILSAAQRCPPVSGVEGSLESYLRVLGERERWNVDVLLRLLAEMIPFLHQKAIETCPFPSASDVAGTLFSTSLLELYAGGHVEWPTFELLHCDCFPTLIQLALLLPQKEDNLRSRITKLLLTVSELFGDEYVTKIMLPVFLIAVGDKADFTYIPNRIQSRIKGIRPKSSVAEKLATMCVLPLLLAGVLGSPSKRENLTEYLRNLLVQNAAEENQLVRRNVEIVNSVRFLCMFEEHHNMVFNILWEMVVSSNINMKIRAANLLKAIVAYMDVKVASMHVLPALVTLGSDQNLNVKYASIEAFGAVAQQFKDDMIIDKIRVQMDAFLEDGSHETAVAVVRALVVAVPHSTDRFRDYLLSKICALSAAPIPSSDVIRRRDRANAFCECIRAVDATDLPATSVRDYLLPSIQNLLKDSDALDPAHKEALEIIVKERSGGSLDTFSKVMGAHLGIASSVSSLFGERGLLGKKESGDLSAIADQATAEASKPIPDPDPAQTPAEDTRFRRIMRGGFTDILRGKTEQ, from the exons ATGGACGTGGAGAAGGCGTCGTTGTGTAATTGCGTAGTGAATTTTCTGTTGGAAGAGAATTACTTGTTATCGGCTTTTGAGCTTCTTCAAGAGCTGCTCGACGACGGTCGCGATGCTCATGCTATGCGTCTCAAAGAGTTTTTCGAGAATCCTTCTCAATTTCCTCCCGATCAGATCTCTCGCTTCAATTCTCTCCGag TTGCAGACCCCCAAAGTTTGCTAGAGGAAAAAGAAGCACTGGTAGAAAAGCTAGCGATTACTGAGTATGAACTTCGTTTAGCCCAAGAAGATGCTACAAAATTAAAGGGTGAACTTCAAAAGAAAACGGACACCACTCCGATTGAACTGAATG GGCCGCATTCAGATGCTTCTGCAAGTAATGAACCAGGTCTGGAACTACGGAAGAGTGACACATCCTTTTCTGAGTTGGGCCCTTTAAAGGAGAATGAACGTAGAGATCTTAATTGTGCTGTTAAGGAGTATTTGTTGTTAGCAGGATACCGTCTCACTGCAATGACATTTTACGAAGAG GTTACAGATCAGAACCTTGACGTTCGGCCGAAGTCATCTGCATGTGTTCCAGATGCTTTGCGCCATTACTATTACCAGTACCTTTCGTCGACCACAGAGGCTGCAGAG GAGAAAATTGCCATACTTAGAGAGCACGAATCTTTGCAGAAAGAAAATGATAGACTGAAGACTGAAAAGCAGGCTTCCATGAAAAACAAAGATTTGGCCGATGGGCAACTAATGGCATTAACCAAATCATTGGAAAATCTGCAGAATAGTATCAAGGAAAAGGAAATTCTA GTGAAAAATTTAAAGAAGTCCTTGGATCACCAAAGAAAAGAGCTTAATGATTGCAGAACTGAAACTACTTCACTCAAAATGCACATCGAAAGAACTCGATCTGGACAAATTGTGGTCTCAAGTAACGTGGATCAAGTTGAATCACTGCCGTTGGAAAGCTACAAGGAACAGATAGAAGCATTGCAGAAGGAACTAGAACAGTTAAAAGCTGCAAAATTCGTTTCTCCAATCTCTGTAAAACCTGTCTGTCCTATAGATGAGATGACGGAGGTAAATGATGATGTTGTTAGGTTACGTGAAAGGGATGCCCCAAAATCTTCCGTTCAGTTTCTAACCGGAGCCTTACAAAGTGAAGATGATCAATCTGTGTCACATGATACAAGCCGTGGAAACTCTATTACAGCTGAAAAAGTTTTAGAAGAGCCAGCAATCAATTCTTCATATGAAAGTTCATACATAAAAGAAGCTAAAAATCCCCCCAAACACAATGCTGGATCACCCCGTAATGAAAATGGGTTGCTTTTAAGAACAGATAGTCTGGGTGAAGCTAATATTGAGAAGATG GGCCTTCTAACCATTCAAATACTGTCTGATGCATTACCGAAGATAGTTCCTTACGTTCTCATTAACCATCGCGAG GAGCTTCTTCCCCTGATAATGTGTGCAATTGAGCGCCATCCAGATAGCAGTACACGGGATTCCTTGACACACACATTGTTTAATTTAATTAAACGTCCAGATGAAAAACAGAGACGAATTATTATGGAT GCCTGTGTTACTCTTTCCAAGGATGTGGGAGAGATGAGAACAGAAACAGAACTACTTCCTCAGTGTTGGGAACAA ATTAATCATAAGTACGAGGAACGCAGGCTGCTTGTTGCTCAATCATGCGGAGAGCTTGCAAGATTTGTGCGGCCAGAGATTCGTGATTCACTGATCCTATCTATTGTGCAGCAGCTGGTAGAGGATTCTGCTACTGTCGTACGTGAAGCTGCTGCTCGCAATCTGACTCTGTTGCTTCCACTATTTCCAACTACGGATAAATATTACAAG GTGGAGGAGATGATGTTTCAGTTAGTTTGTGATCCATCTGGAGTAGTCGTAGAAACGACAATCAAAGAATTAGTCCCTGCTTTATTAAACTGGGCTAACAGACTGGATAATATGTTACGAGTATTAATGTCCAACATCTTGAGTGCTGCTCAG CGATGTCCACCTGTTTCAGGGGTTGAAGGTTCTCTTGAATCATATCTTCGTGTATTGGGTGAAAGAGAGCGTTGGAATGTTGATGTTTTGTTGCGATTGCTGGCAGAAATGATTCCATTTTTGCACCAAAAAGCAATTGAAACTTGTCCATTCCCTTCTGCTTCAGATGTTGCAGGAACACTCTTTTCCACTTCCTTGCTTGAATTGTATGCAGG GGGACATGTGGAATGGCCTACTTTTGAGTTGCTACATTGTGATTGCTTTCCGACTTTGATACAATTAGCCTTATTATTACCTCAGAAAGAGGATAACTTACGAAGTCGAATCACAAAG CTATTGCTGACCGTATCTGAGCTTTTTGGGGATGAATATGTAACAAAGATTATGCTACCAGTATTTCTGATAGCAGTTGGTGATAAAGCTGATTtcacatacattcctaacagaATTCAGTCAAGAATCAAAG GTATAAGACCTAAAAGTTCTGTAGCTGAGAAACTAGCTACCATGTGTGTCCTACCTCTGCTTCTGGCCGGTGTCTTAGGAAGTCCAAGTAAGCGTGAAAATTTGACAGAGTACTTGCGGAATCTGTTAGTCCAAAATGCCGCGGAGGAAAACCAGTTAGTGAGGAGGAATGTAGAGATTGTTAATTCCGTTCGCTTCCTTTG CATGTTTGAAGAACATCATAACATGGTCTTTAATATCCTATGGGAAATGGTTGTAAGCTCCAACATAAATATGAAAATTCGTGCTGCTAATCTGTTGAAAGCCATA GTTGCATATATGGATGTGAAGGTCGCATCAATGCATGTTTTGCCTGCTCTTGTAACTCTTGGTTCTGACCAAAACTTAAATGTCAAATATGCAAGCATTGAAGCATTTGGGGCTGTAGCACAGCAGTTCAAAGATGACATG ATAATTGACAAAATACGTGTGCAAATGGATGCTTTCCTTGAAGATGGATCACATGAAACTGCAGTTGCTGTTGTGCGTGCATTGGTGGTTGCTGTACCACATTCAACAGATAGATTTAGAGATT ATCTTTTGTCCAAGATTTGCGCACTTTCAGCTGCACCTATTCCTTCAAGTGACGTGATACGTCGACGTGACAGGGCCAACGCATTCTGTGAATGTATCCGTGCTGTAGATGCTACAG ATCTTCCTGCCACAAGTGTACGGGATTATTTGCTACCATCCATTCAAAATCTGTTAAAGGACTCCGATGCTCTTGATCCAGCACACAAAGAGGCGCTTGAAATAATTGTGAAGGAAAGATCGGGGGGGTCATTAGATACGTTTAGTAAGGTGATGGGTGCACATCTGGGGATTGCATCATCTGTGAGCAGCTTATTTGGTGAAAGGGGCCTATTGGGGAAAAAGGAAAGTGGTGATTTATCGGCAATAGCGGATCAAGCTACTGCTGAGGCTTCGAAGCCTATTCCAGATCCAGATCCAGCACAAACACCAGCCGAGGACACAAGATTTAGAAGAATAATGAGGGGTGGTTTTACCGACATTTTAAGGGGCAAAACTGAGCAATGA
- the LOC141723456 gene encoding uncharacterized protein LOC141723456 isoform X2 — MCSRCFAPLLLPVPFVDHRGCRGTSSDTHGEKIAILREHESLQKENDRLKTEKQASMKNKDLADGQLMALTKSLENLQNSIKEKEILVKNLKKSLDHQRKELNDCRTETTSLKMHIERTRSGQIVVSSNVDQVESLPLESYKEQIEALQKELEQLKAAKFVSPISVKPVCPIDEMTEVNDDVVRLRERDAPKSSVQFLTGALQSEDDQSVSHDTSRGNSITAEKVLEEPAINSSYESSYIKEAKNPPKHNAGSPRNENGLLLRTDSLGEANIEKMGLLTIQILSDALPKIVPYVLINHREELLPLIMCAIERHPDSSTRDSLTHTLFNLIKRPDEKQRRIIMDACVTLSKDVGEMRTETELLPQCWEQINHKYEERRLLVAQSCGELARFVRPEIRDSLILSIVQQLVEDSATVVREAAARNLTLLLPLFPTTDKYYKVEEMMFQLVCDPSGVVVETTIKELVPALLNWANRLDNMLRVLMSNILSAAQRCPPVSGVEGSLESYLRVLGERERWNVDVLLRLLAEMIPFLHQKAIETCPFPSASDVAGTLFSTSLLELYAGGHVEWPTFELLHCDCFPTLIQLALLLPQKEDNLRSRITKLLLTVSELFGDEYVTKIMLPVFLIAVGDKADFTYIPNRIQSRIKGIRPKSSVAEKLATMCVLPLLLAGVLGSPSKRENLTEYLRNLLVQNAAEENQLVRRNVEIVNSVRFLCMFEEHHNMVFNILWEMVVSSNINMKIRAANLLKAIVAYMDVKVASMHVLPALVTLGSDQNLNVKYASIEAFGAVAQQFKDDMIIDKIRVQMDAFLEDGSHETAVAVVRALVVAVPHSTDRFRDYLLSKICALSAAPIPSSDVIRRRDRANAFCECIRAVDATDLPATSVRDYLLPSIQNLLKDSDALDPAHKEALEIIVKERSGGSLDTFSKVMGAHLGIASSVSSLFGERGLLGKKESGDLSAIADQATAEASKPIPDPDPAQTPAEDTRFRRIMRGGFTDILRGKTEQ; from the exons ATGTGTTCCAGATGCTTTGCGCCATTACTATTACCAGTACCTTTCGTCGACCACAGAGGCTGCAGAGGTACTTCTTCAGACACTCATGGG GAGAAAATTGCCATACTTAGAGAGCACGAATCTTTGCAGAAAGAAAATGATAGACTGAAGACTGAAAAGCAGGCTTCCATGAAAAACAAAGATTTGGCCGATGGGCAACTAATGGCATTAACCAAATCATTGGAAAATCTGCAGAATAGTATCAAGGAAAAGGAAATTCTA GTGAAAAATTTAAAGAAGTCCTTGGATCACCAAAGAAAAGAGCTTAATGATTGCAGAACTGAAACTACTTCACTCAAAATGCACATCGAAAGAACTCGATCTGGACAAATTGTGGTCTCAAGTAACGTGGATCAAGTTGAATCACTGCCGTTGGAAAGCTACAAGGAACAGATAGAAGCATTGCAGAAGGAACTAGAACAGTTAAAAGCTGCAAAATTCGTTTCTCCAATCTCTGTAAAACCTGTCTGTCCTATAGATGAGATGACGGAGGTAAATGATGATGTTGTTAGGTTACGTGAAAGGGATGCCCCAAAATCTTCCGTTCAGTTTCTAACCGGAGCCTTACAAAGTGAAGATGATCAATCTGTGTCACATGATACAAGCCGTGGAAACTCTATTACAGCTGAAAAAGTTTTAGAAGAGCCAGCAATCAATTCTTCATATGAAAGTTCATACATAAAAGAAGCTAAAAATCCCCCCAAACACAATGCTGGATCACCCCGTAATGAAAATGGGTTGCTTTTAAGAACAGATAGTCTGGGTGAAGCTAATATTGAGAAGATG GGCCTTCTAACCATTCAAATACTGTCTGATGCATTACCGAAGATAGTTCCTTACGTTCTCATTAACCATCGCGAG GAGCTTCTTCCCCTGATAATGTGTGCAATTGAGCGCCATCCAGATAGCAGTACACGGGATTCCTTGACACACACATTGTTTAATTTAATTAAACGTCCAGATGAAAAACAGAGACGAATTATTATGGAT GCCTGTGTTACTCTTTCCAAGGATGTGGGAGAGATGAGAACAGAAACAGAACTACTTCCTCAGTGTTGGGAACAA ATTAATCATAAGTACGAGGAACGCAGGCTGCTTGTTGCTCAATCATGCGGAGAGCTTGCAAGATTTGTGCGGCCAGAGATTCGTGATTCACTGATCCTATCTATTGTGCAGCAGCTGGTAGAGGATTCTGCTACTGTCGTACGTGAAGCTGCTGCTCGCAATCTGACTCTGTTGCTTCCACTATTTCCAACTACGGATAAATATTACAAG GTGGAGGAGATGATGTTTCAGTTAGTTTGTGATCCATCTGGAGTAGTCGTAGAAACGACAATCAAAGAATTAGTCCCTGCTTTATTAAACTGGGCTAACAGACTGGATAATATGTTACGAGTATTAATGTCCAACATCTTGAGTGCTGCTCAG CGATGTCCACCTGTTTCAGGGGTTGAAGGTTCTCTTGAATCATATCTTCGTGTATTGGGTGAAAGAGAGCGTTGGAATGTTGATGTTTTGTTGCGATTGCTGGCAGAAATGATTCCATTTTTGCACCAAAAAGCAATTGAAACTTGTCCATTCCCTTCTGCTTCAGATGTTGCAGGAACACTCTTTTCCACTTCCTTGCTTGAATTGTATGCAGG GGGACATGTGGAATGGCCTACTTTTGAGTTGCTACATTGTGATTGCTTTCCGACTTTGATACAATTAGCCTTATTATTACCTCAGAAAGAGGATAACTTACGAAGTCGAATCACAAAG CTATTGCTGACCGTATCTGAGCTTTTTGGGGATGAATATGTAACAAAGATTATGCTACCAGTATTTCTGATAGCAGTTGGTGATAAAGCTGATTtcacatacattcctaacagaATTCAGTCAAGAATCAAAG GTATAAGACCTAAAAGTTCTGTAGCTGAGAAACTAGCTACCATGTGTGTCCTACCTCTGCTTCTGGCCGGTGTCTTAGGAAGTCCAAGTAAGCGTGAAAATTTGACAGAGTACTTGCGGAATCTGTTAGTCCAAAATGCCGCGGAGGAAAACCAGTTAGTGAGGAGGAATGTAGAGATTGTTAATTCCGTTCGCTTCCTTTG CATGTTTGAAGAACATCATAACATGGTCTTTAATATCCTATGGGAAATGGTTGTAAGCTCCAACATAAATATGAAAATTCGTGCTGCTAATCTGTTGAAAGCCATA GTTGCATATATGGATGTGAAGGTCGCATCAATGCATGTTTTGCCTGCTCTTGTAACTCTTGGTTCTGACCAAAACTTAAATGTCAAATATGCAAGCATTGAAGCATTTGGGGCTGTAGCACAGCAGTTCAAAGATGACATG ATAATTGACAAAATACGTGTGCAAATGGATGCTTTCCTTGAAGATGGATCACATGAAACTGCAGTTGCTGTTGTGCGTGCATTGGTGGTTGCTGTACCACATTCAACAGATAGATTTAGAGATT ATCTTTTGTCCAAGATTTGCGCACTTTCAGCTGCACCTATTCCTTCAAGTGACGTGATACGTCGACGTGACAGGGCCAACGCATTCTGTGAATGTATCCGTGCTGTAGATGCTACAG ATCTTCCTGCCACAAGTGTACGGGATTATTTGCTACCATCCATTCAAAATCTGTTAAAGGACTCCGATGCTCTTGATCCAGCACACAAAGAGGCGCTTGAAATAATTGTGAAGGAAAGATCGGGGGGGTCATTAGATACGTTTAGTAAGGTGATGGGTGCACATCTGGGGATTGCATCATCTGTGAGCAGCTTATTTGGTGAAAGGGGCCTATTGGGGAAAAAGGAAAGTGGTGATTTATCGGCAATAGCGGATCAAGCTACTGCTGAGGCTTCGAAGCCTATTCCAGATCCAGATCCAGCACAAACACCAGCCGAGGACACAAGATTTAGAAGAATAATGAGGGGTGGTTTTACCGACATTTTAAGGGGCAAAACTGAGCAATGA
- the LOC141723456 gene encoding uncharacterized protein LOC141723456 isoform X3, with product MPGIFIFLEKIAILREHESLQKENDRLKTEKQASMKNKDLADGQLMALTKSLENLQNSIKEKEILVKNLKKSLDHQRKELNDCRTETTSLKMHIERTRSGQIVVSSNVDQVESLPLESYKEQIEALQKELEQLKAAKFVSPISVKPVCPIDEMTEVNDDVVRLRERDAPKSSVQFLTGALQSEDDQSVSHDTSRGNSITAEKVLEEPAINSSYESSYIKEAKNPPKHNAGSPRNENGLLLRTDSLGEANIEKMGLLTIQILSDALPKIVPYVLINHREELLPLIMCAIERHPDSSTRDSLTHTLFNLIKRPDEKQRRIIMDACVTLSKDVGEMRTETELLPQCWEQINHKYEERRLLVAQSCGELARFVRPEIRDSLILSIVQQLVEDSATVVREAAARNLTLLLPLFPTTDKYYKVEEMMFQLVCDPSGVVVETTIKELVPALLNWANRLDNMLRVLMSNILSAAQRCPPVSGVEGSLESYLRVLGERERWNVDVLLRLLAEMIPFLHQKAIETCPFPSASDVAGTLFSTSLLELYAGGHVEWPTFELLHCDCFPTLIQLALLLPQKEDNLRSRITKLLLTVSELFGDEYVTKIMLPVFLIAVGDKADFTYIPNRIQSRIKGIRPKSSVAEKLATMCVLPLLLAGVLGSPSKRENLTEYLRNLLVQNAAEENQLVRRNVEIVNSVRFLCMFEEHHNMVFNILWEMVVSSNINMKIRAANLLKAIVAYMDVKVASMHVLPALVTLGSDQNLNVKYASIEAFGAVAQQFKDDMIIDKIRVQMDAFLEDGSHETAVAVVRALVVAVPHSTDRFRDYLLSKICALSAAPIPSSDVIRRRDRANAFCECIRAVDATDLPATSVRDYLLPSIQNLLKDSDALDPAHKEALEIIVKERSGGSLDTFSKVMGAHLGIASSVSSLFGERGLLGKKESGDLSAIADQATAEASKPIPDPDPAQTPAEDTRFRRIMRGGFTDILRGKTEQ from the exons ATGCCtggtatatttatttttttg GAGAAAATTGCCATACTTAGAGAGCACGAATCTTTGCAGAAAGAAAATGATAGACTGAAGACTGAAAAGCAGGCTTCCATGAAAAACAAAGATTTGGCCGATGGGCAACTAATGGCATTAACCAAATCATTGGAAAATCTGCAGAATAGTATCAAGGAAAAGGAAATTCTA GTGAAAAATTTAAAGAAGTCCTTGGATCACCAAAGAAAAGAGCTTAATGATTGCAGAACTGAAACTACTTCACTCAAAATGCACATCGAAAGAACTCGATCTGGACAAATTGTGGTCTCAAGTAACGTGGATCAAGTTGAATCACTGCCGTTGGAAAGCTACAAGGAACAGATAGAAGCATTGCAGAAGGAACTAGAACAGTTAAAAGCTGCAAAATTCGTTTCTCCAATCTCTGTAAAACCTGTCTGTCCTATAGATGAGATGACGGAGGTAAATGATGATGTTGTTAGGTTACGTGAAAGGGATGCCCCAAAATCTTCCGTTCAGTTTCTAACCGGAGCCTTACAAAGTGAAGATGATCAATCTGTGTCACATGATACAAGCCGTGGAAACTCTATTACAGCTGAAAAAGTTTTAGAAGAGCCAGCAATCAATTCTTCATATGAAAGTTCATACATAAAAGAAGCTAAAAATCCCCCCAAACACAATGCTGGATCACCCCGTAATGAAAATGGGTTGCTTTTAAGAACAGATAGTCTGGGTGAAGCTAATATTGAGAAGATG GGCCTTCTAACCATTCAAATACTGTCTGATGCATTACCGAAGATAGTTCCTTACGTTCTCATTAACCATCGCGAG GAGCTTCTTCCCCTGATAATGTGTGCAATTGAGCGCCATCCAGATAGCAGTACACGGGATTCCTTGACACACACATTGTTTAATTTAATTAAACGTCCAGATGAAAAACAGAGACGAATTATTATGGAT GCCTGTGTTACTCTTTCCAAGGATGTGGGAGAGATGAGAACAGAAACAGAACTACTTCCTCAGTGTTGGGAACAA ATTAATCATAAGTACGAGGAACGCAGGCTGCTTGTTGCTCAATCATGCGGAGAGCTTGCAAGATTTGTGCGGCCAGAGATTCGTGATTCACTGATCCTATCTATTGTGCAGCAGCTGGTAGAGGATTCTGCTACTGTCGTACGTGAAGCTGCTGCTCGCAATCTGACTCTGTTGCTTCCACTATTTCCAACTACGGATAAATATTACAAG GTGGAGGAGATGATGTTTCAGTTAGTTTGTGATCCATCTGGAGTAGTCGTAGAAACGACAATCAAAGAATTAGTCCCTGCTTTATTAAACTGGGCTAACAGACTGGATAATATGTTACGAGTATTAATGTCCAACATCTTGAGTGCTGCTCAG CGATGTCCACCTGTTTCAGGGGTTGAAGGTTCTCTTGAATCATATCTTCGTGTATTGGGTGAAAGAGAGCGTTGGAATGTTGATGTTTTGTTGCGATTGCTGGCAGAAATGATTCCATTTTTGCACCAAAAAGCAATTGAAACTTGTCCATTCCCTTCTGCTTCAGATGTTGCAGGAACACTCTTTTCCACTTCCTTGCTTGAATTGTATGCAGG GGGACATGTGGAATGGCCTACTTTTGAGTTGCTACATTGTGATTGCTTTCCGACTTTGATACAATTAGCCTTATTATTACCTCAGAAAGAGGATAACTTACGAAGTCGAATCACAAAG CTATTGCTGACCGTATCTGAGCTTTTTGGGGATGAATATGTAACAAAGATTATGCTACCAGTATTTCTGATAGCAGTTGGTGATAAAGCTGATTtcacatacattcctaacagaATTCAGTCAAGAATCAAAG GTATAAGACCTAAAAGTTCTGTAGCTGAGAAACTAGCTACCATGTGTGTCCTACCTCTGCTTCTGGCCGGTGTCTTAGGAAGTCCAAGTAAGCGTGAAAATTTGACAGAGTACTTGCGGAATCTGTTAGTCCAAAATGCCGCGGAGGAAAACCAGTTAGTGAGGAGGAATGTAGAGATTGTTAATTCCGTTCGCTTCCTTTG CATGTTTGAAGAACATCATAACATGGTCTTTAATATCCTATGGGAAATGGTTGTAAGCTCCAACATAAATATGAAAATTCGTGCTGCTAATCTGTTGAAAGCCATA GTTGCATATATGGATGTGAAGGTCGCATCAATGCATGTTTTGCCTGCTCTTGTAACTCTTGGTTCTGACCAAAACTTAAATGTCAAATATGCAAGCATTGAAGCATTTGGGGCTGTAGCACAGCAGTTCAAAGATGACATG ATAATTGACAAAATACGTGTGCAAATGGATGCTTTCCTTGAAGATGGATCACATGAAACTGCAGTTGCTGTTGTGCGTGCATTGGTGGTTGCTGTACCACATTCAACAGATAGATTTAGAGATT ATCTTTTGTCCAAGATTTGCGCACTTTCAGCTGCACCTATTCCTTCAAGTGACGTGATACGTCGACGTGACAGGGCCAACGCATTCTGTGAATGTATCCGTGCTGTAGATGCTACAG ATCTTCCTGCCACAAGTGTACGGGATTATTTGCTACCATCCATTCAAAATCTGTTAAAGGACTCCGATGCTCTTGATCCAGCACACAAAGAGGCGCTTGAAATAATTGTGAAGGAAAGATCGGGGGGGTCATTAGATACGTTTAGTAAGGTGATGGGTGCACATCTGGGGATTGCATCATCTGTGAGCAGCTTATTTGGTGAAAGGGGCCTATTGGGGAAAAAGGAAAGTGGTGATTTATCGGCAATAGCGGATCAAGCTACTGCTGAGGCTTCGAAGCCTATTCCAGATCCAGATCCAGCACAAACACCAGCCGAGGACACAAGATTTAGAAGAATAATGAGGGGTGGTTTTACCGACATTTTAAGGGGCAAAACTGAGCAATGA